From the genome of Candidatus Paceibacterota bacterium, one region includes:
- a CDS encoding MoaD/ThiS family protein, with protein sequence MRVTVCFYSYFKDLAGCAAASEELPEGSTLDGLYERLAQRYPRLAAMRKAALMAVGVEYQDRGYVLREGDEVSFFPPVQGG encoded by the coding sequence ATGCGCGTGACGGTTTGCTTCTACTCCTATTTCAAGGACCTGGCCGGCTGTGCGGCTGCGTCGGAGGAACTGCCCGAGGGAAGCACGCTCGACGGCTTGTATGAACGGCTGGCGCAACGGTATCCCCGGCTGGCGGCGATGCGGAAGGCGGCCTTGATGGCAGTGGGGGTGGAATACCAGGACCGGGGCTACGTGTTAAGGGAGGGCGATGAGGTGTCATTCTTCCCGCCGGTGCAAGGAGGGTAG
- a CDS encoding energy transducer TonB, protein MTSAPVQLRPWSRGRWWSLVALIFGVQLALIFWLGQTSPLRPLPAANGLTLRLGENASSELLTLRDPTLFVLPHPQEIPATARLKAPQPQLHSFAWPETTKPPLFAADQLGAAINRFVPTNDFLPLLSLARPEPQPTLPGVPSPLLSAGQSMVRLEGALARRELIAPLNLRSWASREILTNSVVQLIVDADGLPHSVTLLSGSGSRDADTHALHLAGAARFEPLSRSPGAPTPHPTAQLSWGRMIFLWHTVPPPRTNSPGLSP, encoded by the coding sequence ATGACCTCGGCGCCGGTCCAATTGCGGCCCTGGTCGCGCGGTCGCTGGTGGTCACTGGTGGCACTGATATTCGGCGTCCAGCTCGCCCTGATCTTCTGGCTGGGCCAGACGTCACCCCTCCGCCCCCTCCCCGCCGCCAATGGGCTCACCCTCAGGCTCGGCGAGAATGCATCCTCGGAATTGCTGACGCTGCGTGACCCCACGTTGTTCGTCCTGCCGCACCCGCAGGAAATTCCTGCCACGGCACGACTGAAAGCGCCTCAACCTCAACTTCACTCGTTCGCGTGGCCCGAAACAACTAAACCTCCTCTCTTTGCCGCCGACCAGCTTGGCGCGGCCATCAACCGCTTTGTTCCGACCAACGATTTCCTTCCACTGCTCTCGCTGGCCAGGCCCGAGCCGCAACCTACCCTGCCCGGCGTGCCCTCTCCGCTGCTTTCTGCCGGTCAATCCATGGTGCGGTTGGAGGGCGCCCTGGCCCGGCGCGAGTTGATCGCGCCGCTCAATCTACGCTCGTGGGCCAGCCGGGAGATCTTGACCAACAGCGTGGTGCAACTGATCGTGGATGCCGACGGTCTCCCGCATTCGGTTACTCTCCTTTCGGGCAGCGGGTCCCGCGACGCCGACACCCACGCCTTGCATCTGGCCGGCGCCGCGCGCTTTGAACCACTCAGTCGCAGCCCGGGCGCCCCAACCCCTCACCCGACAGCGCAACTGAGCTGGGGCCGGATGATCTTCCTCTGGCACACTGTGCCGCCGCCACGGACCAACTCCCCGGGTCTCAGTCCATGA
- a CDS encoding biopolymer transporter ExbD produces the protein MKFPRHATILRGQWDIAPFAAVFFLLVIFMMLGALVYTPGARLELQLPRADGLPGTDKPSVSVAIDADGRLYYENQWIEEAALRRKLQAAAKKAAEPLTLVVQADKAVSYETCLRLALLGWEAGISEALLATLPRPYASPTRRPTP, from the coding sequence ATGAAGTTCCCCCGCCACGCGACCATTCTCCGGGGCCAGTGGGACATCGCCCCGTTTGCGGCGGTTTTCTTTCTGCTGGTGATTTTCATGATGCTGGGGGCGCTGGTCTATACGCCGGGCGCGCGCCTGGAACTGCAGCTTCCCCGCGCCGATGGCTTGCCGGGCACCGACAAGCCTTCGGTCTCGGTCGCCATTGATGCCGATGGGCGGCTCTATTACGAGAACCAGTGGATCGAGGAAGCAGCGTTGCGACGCAAGCTGCAGGCCGCGGCGAAAAAGGCGGCGGAACCGCTGACGCTGGTCGTGCAAGCCGATAAGGCAGTCAGCTACGAGACGTGCCTGCGCCTCGCGCTGCTGGGGTGGGAAGCGGGCATTTCCGAAGCCCTGCTCGCCACGCTGCCACGCCCTTACGCCTCGCCTACGCGCCGTCCCACGCCATGA
- the hpt gene encoding hypoxanthine phosphoribosyltransferase — protein MTRSTSETRSEAARMTARESLLPAGNPGRVPPRWRKEVERILITDDQIARRIRAMARDIARDYAGREMVIVSLLNGTVMFLADLIRNLSLPLRLDFIGVSSYGAGTESGELVFTKELRLSVRGRDVLLVDDILDTGKTLYRVLGKLRALKPRRMRTCVLLNKAARRVEAIEADYVGFEIPDFFVVGYGLDFAERYRNLPFVGVLHPHVYTKGCRQNTRRRPAQAGARRKG, from the coding sequence ATGACTCGAAGCACATCTGAAACGCGTTCGGAGGCAGCCCGGATGACCGCCCGCGAATCCCTTCTCCCGGCCGGCAACCCGGGGCGGGTCCCGCCGCGCTGGCGCAAAGAAGTCGAGCGGATTCTAATCACGGACGACCAGATCGCGCGGCGCATCCGGGCGATGGCGCGCGATATTGCGCGTGATTACGCCGGGCGCGAGATGGTGATCGTCTCGCTGCTCAACGGCACGGTGATGTTCCTGGCGGACCTGATCCGCAACCTCTCGCTGCCGTTGCGGCTGGATTTCATCGGCGTGTCCAGCTATGGCGCGGGCACGGAATCGGGCGAACTGGTCTTCACCAAGGAGCTGCGCCTGAGCGTCCGCGGGCGCGATGTGCTGCTGGTGGATGACATCCTCGACACGGGCAAAACGCTCTATCGAGTGCTCGGCAAGCTGCGCGCGCTCAAGCCGCGCCGGATGAGGACCTGCGTGCTGTTGAACAAAGCCGCCCGCCGCGTGGAGGCGATCGAGGCGGACTATGTGGGCTTCGAGATACCGGACTTCTTCGTGGTGGGCTATGGCCTGGACTTCGCGGAACGCTACCGCAATCTGCCCTTCGTTGGGGTGCTGCATCCGCACGTTTACACGAAGGGATGCCGGCAGAACACGCGTCGGCGCCCCGCTCAGGCCGGAGCGCGGCGCAAGGGTTGA
- a CDS encoding right-handed parallel beta-helix repeat-containing protein — protein sequence MSNTVTRTGLYALCLNLVLAFARAQAADLYVSTQGSDSSPGTAAQPFRTITHAYSRAAAGTVIHVLPGVYTDYRSGWGIHLGKSGTASSPIVLRSTVRGGAIIDGGNAADRNQGLYISGSYNTVEGFEIRNGPHGGIAIYGNNNRIINNEIHHNGNPASSSGNGQDGVYSNEGTSGNFYGANSIHDNGRTGSNLDHGLYLCGRNETVINNLLYRNAATGLQVAGYATVSGMKVYNNVVAWNGTTGIILWLSLNGVDIKNNIIYRNGNYGVGSYDAHGSGVVVDHNLCFNNGGGNYNFTAGGSDYGYTLGASISADPLFVNGTSANFNPRLGSGSPAIGAGVNLSSTFTTDINGAARPGSGAWDLGAYVSTAANTAPSISSMVNRTISAGGSTGPLAFTVGDAQTSAGSLTVSGSSSQTALVPNANIVFGGSGSSRTVTITPASGQTGTATITLRVSDGFLSSTTSFVVTVNPLAAPVVALTSPVNGATYDAPATINLAANVTANGHTITKVQFYEGTTLLTEDTASPYAFSHNIGSARSCALRATAVYGSGSTVSSASVTVTVKNPPIASGLTFDSTSGAITAPFSIVNNTIVQPAYTSLSAGGQAVYAFNVPAAGDYVVSALVNAPSTDYNSLFVNIDAQPTDPQMIWDVPVTSGLVSQTVSWRGNGAVSSTAPSGVAAQEAPKVFRLSAGTHQLVIRGREGNCQVGTITIEPYGQNTPPTISSIANQDLTAGNSSGPLAFTVDDAEVAATSLEVSASSSNPSLVPTANIVLGGSGASRTVTVTPASGQTGTATIALTVSDGSLSSSTGFTLTVVNPPVASGLTFEATSGAISRPFEAVDGAIAQPAYTSLAAGGQAVYTFNVNAAGYYVVSALINAPSTDNNSLFVNIDTQPTDPLMVWDIPVTSGFESQMVSWRGNGTVSSSAPSGLTAQYAPKVFSLTAGTHQLIIRGREGNCQLGTITVAPTTLSAN from the coding sequence ATGAGCAACACAGTGACTCGCACCGGGCTATATGCCCTTTGTCTTAACTTAGTTCTGGCTTTTGCGCGCGCGCAGGCGGCCGATTTATATGTCTCCACCCAAGGCAGCGATTCCAGTCCTGGAACAGCGGCCCAGCCGTTTCGCACGATTACCCATGCCTACAGCCGGGCCGCGGCTGGCACGGTTATCCATGTGCTGCCCGGGGTTTACACCGACTATCGAAGCGGCTGGGGAATTCACCTGGGCAAGAGCGGCACGGCCTCCAGCCCGATCGTGCTCCGGTCGACCGTCCGGGGGGGGGCGATTATTGATGGCGGCAACGCCGCGGACCGCAACCAGGGTTTGTATATCAGCGGCAGCTACAACACCGTGGAGGGCTTTGAAATCCGGAACGGCCCCCACGGCGGCATTGCGATCTACGGCAACAACAACCGCATTATCAACAACGAGATTCACCACAACGGCAACCCCGCCAGTTCCAGCGGCAACGGCCAGGATGGCGTCTATTCCAATGAGGGCACCAGCGGCAATTTCTACGGCGCCAACTCCATCCACGACAACGGCCGGACGGGGAGCAATCTGGATCACGGGCTGTATCTGTGCGGGCGCAACGAGACGGTGATCAACAATCTGCTCTACCGCAACGCGGCCACCGGCTTGCAGGTCGCGGGCTACGCCACGGTGAGCGGCATGAAGGTCTACAACAACGTCGTGGCCTGGAACGGGACCACCGGGATCATTCTCTGGCTGTCGTTGAACGGGGTGGATATCAAGAACAACATCATCTACCGGAACGGCAATTACGGGGTCGGCTCCTACGATGCCCATGGCAGCGGGGTGGTGGTGGACCACAATCTGTGCTTCAACAACGGCGGGGGGAACTACAATTTCACGGCGGGAGGGTCGGACTACGGCTACACGCTGGGGGCGTCCATCTCGGCGGACCCGCTGTTTGTCAACGGGACCTCGGCTAATTTCAATCCGCGCCTCGGGAGCGGATCACCTGCGATCGGGGCCGGGGTGAATCTCTCCTCGACCTTTACCACCGACATCAACGGCGCGGCCCGGCCTGGCAGTGGGGCCTGGGACCTGGGCGCTTATGTCAGCACCGCCGCCAATACCGCGCCAAGCATCTCCAGCATGGTCAATCGAACGATCAGCGCGGGCGGTTCGACCGGGCCGCTGGCGTTTACGGTGGGCGATGCCCAGACGTCGGCTGGCAGTTTAACGGTTTCGGGCAGTTCATCCCAGACCGCCCTGGTGCCTAACGCCAACATCGTGTTCGGGGGCAGCGGTTCAAGCCGGACCGTTACGATCACCCCGGCCAGTGGGCAGACGGGCACCGCCACGATCACGCTAAGAGTGAGTGATGGCTTTCTGAGCAGCACCACCAGTTTCGTCGTGACGGTGAACCCGCTGGCCGCGCCAGTCGTGGCCTTGACCTCGCCGGTGAACGGGGCCACCTACGATGCGCCCGCGACCATCAACCTGGCGGCCAACGTAACCGCGAATGGCCATACGATCACCAAGGTTCAGTTCTACGAGGGTACCACCCTTCTCACTGAAGATACCGCCAGTCCTTATGCCTTTAGTCACAATATTGGAAGCGCCCGCTCCTGCGCTCTGAGGGCGACGGCTGTGTATGGTTCTGGCAGCACTGTCTCGTCGGCTTCCGTCACCGTCACAGTCAAGAACCCGCCGATTGCCTCTGGTCTGACCTTTGACTCGACTTCAGGCGCGATTACTGCGCCGTTCTCCATTGTTAATAACACAATCGTCCAACCGGCCTATACGAGTCTCAGCGCCGGCGGGCAGGCGGTCTACGCCTTCAATGTGCCTGCAGCGGGCGATTACGTGGTGTCGGCCCTGGTCAATGCGCCGAGCACGGATTACAACTCGCTGTTCGTCAATATTGACGCGCAGCCCACTGACCCGCAGATGATCTGGGACGTTCCGGTGACGTCAGGACTGGTCAGCCAAACGGTTTCCTGGCGAGGCAACGGTGCTGTTAGCTCAACCGCTCCGAGCGGAGTGGCCGCCCAGGAGGCGCCCAAAGTCTTCCGCCTGTCGGCGGGGACTCACCAACTGGTCATCCGGGGCAGGGAAGGCAATTGCCAAGTGGGAACGATTACTATCGAGCCTTATGGGCAGAACACGCCGCCGACCATTTCCAGCATCGCAAATCAGGACCTCACGGCGGGCAACTCGAGCGGGCCACTGGCCTTTACGGTGGACGATGCTGAAGTTGCCGCGACCAGTCTGGAGGTCTCAGCCTCATCCTCCAATCCGAGCCTCGTGCCCACTGCAAATATTGTCCTCGGTGGCAGCGGAGCCAGTCGGACTGTGACCGTGACGCCGGCCAGCGGACAGACGGGCACCGCGACGATCGCGCTGACGGTCAGCGATGGCAGCTTGAGCAGCAGCACCGGTTTCACTCTGACGGTAGTAAATCCGCCAGTGGCTTCGGGCCTGACCTTTGAAGCAACGTCCGGGGCAATTAGCAGGCCATTCGAGGCGGTCGACGGCGCCATCGCTCAACCCGCCTACACCAGCCTGGCGGCCGGCGGCCAGGCGGTCTATACGTTCAATGTCAACGCCGCGGGCTACTACGTCGTGTCGGCCCTGATCAACGCGCCCAGCACGGACAACAACTCGTTGTTCGTCAACATTGACACCCAGCCCACCGACCCGCTGATGGTTTGGGATATCCCGGTCACGTCGGGTTTTGAAAGCCAGATGGTCTCCTGGCGGGGCAATGGAACAGTGAGTTCGAGTGCGCCGAGTGGGCTGACGGCCCAGTACGCGCCAAAGGTCTTTAGTCTTACGGCCGGCACACACCAACTGATCATCCGGGGCAGGGAAGGCAATTGCCAACTGGGAACGATCACAGTCGCGCCGACCACCTTGTCGGCGAACTGA
- a CDS encoding molybdenum cofactor biosynthesis protein MoaE, whose protein sequence is MNKQLIITTEPIDESSLLARRTMSSGMGAVVYFVGVVRDTEGEANIIALEYEAFQRMAEHQMNLLFEEMARRWPVESVRLIHRVGQVQVNEPSLWVEVVARHRGEAFAACQWLIDELKRVVPIWKKPVGNEL, encoded by the coding sequence ATGAACAAGCAACTGATCATCACGACCGAACCAATAGACGAGTCTTCCCTGCTGGCGCGGCGAACGATGTCCAGCGGCATGGGCGCGGTGGTTTATTTTGTCGGGGTAGTGCGCGATACGGAGGGGGAGGCGAACATCATCGCTCTGGAGTACGAAGCCTTCCAGCGCATGGCGGAGCATCAGATGAATTTGCTGTTTGAGGAGATGGCCCGGCGGTGGCCGGTTGAATCGGTGCGCCTGATCCATCGCGTTGGCCAGGTGCAGGTGAACGAGCCTTCGCTGTGGGTCGAAGTGGTCGCCCGGCATCGCGGCGAAGCCTTCGCCGCCTGCCAATGGCTCATTGACGAGCTGAAGCGCGTCGTGCCGATCTGGAAGAAGCCGGTGGGGAATGAACTTTGA
- a CDS encoding MotA/TolQ/ExbB proton channel family protein produces the protein MAFEPLFRDRIKEAMLTLPVLLSHGGPVLWLLLFVSAVAVAVFIERFLHFHRAQINSTEFLNGVRTVLKRNNVVEALSICDATPGPVARLVKAAILNRDEGREHVQEALEEAGAVEVPRLEEKLSLLATIAQLSPLLGLLGTVLGFIQTFGRMEQAGLHAHLGQLSTGVWQALICAAAGLAVAIPTHAAYNYLVNRINSIVLDMERAATEIVHIVTESAQPAPQP, from the coding sequence TTGGCCTTTGAACCTCTGTTCCGGGACCGTATAAAGGAAGCCATGCTAACGTTGCCGGTATTGTTGTCCCACGGCGGCCCCGTGCTGTGGCTGCTGCTGTTCGTCAGCGCAGTGGCTGTGGCGGTTTTTATCGAGCGATTCCTGCACTTTCACCGCGCACAGATTAATTCAACCGAGTTCCTCAATGGCGTCCGCACCGTCCTCAAGCGCAATAATGTCGTCGAGGCGCTGTCCATATGCGACGCCACCCCCGGCCCGGTTGCGCGGCTGGTCAAGGCCGCCATCCTGAACCGGGACGAGGGCCGGGAACATGTGCAGGAAGCCTTGGAGGAGGCCGGCGCGGTGGAAGTGCCGCGGCTGGAGGAGAAGCTGAGCCTGCTGGCGACGATTGCCCAACTGTCGCCGCTGCTGGGCCTGCTGGGCACTGTGCTGGGCTTTATCCAGACCTTTGGCCGGATGGAGCAAGCGGGCCTGCATGCGCATCTCGGCCAGCTTTCCACCGGCGTATGGCAGGCCCTCATCTGCGCGGCGGCCGGCCTGGCGGTGGCCATCCCCACCCACGCGGCCTACAACTACCTCGTTAACCGCATCAACTCCATCGTGCTGGACATGGAGCGCGCGGCCACCGAGATCGTCCACATTGTCACCGAGAGCGCCCAACCGGCGCCGCAACCATGA
- a CDS encoding IMP dehydrogenase, which translates to MPATKEPELLDAQFYKPADAFFPAYSNLGLTYDDVTLATRFSEILPRDTQLDITLAEGLRLSIPVISADMDTVTESRMAIAMALNGGLGLIHYNMPERQQLSEVSRVKNHVHGLIQEPIKAAPEQLIGEVLELIAKKRFAFSTFPVVDSHGRLVGLLPGPVVKQRYAQRKVAELLTPRSQVHTLSKKDLGRDPIAKADKFFTDRPGIHKLLVVDDQDRLQGLFTLSDVERISQEQNAQFKPARDAHFRLICGAAVSATRNAFGDLDRERILKHVGELVERGLDAVAVSTAHGHSRGVGDAVRMLRDAFPKLPIIAGNVTSAAGADFLASAGASAIKVGQGPGSICTTRVVAGVGIPQLTALYLSSRPVQKRRVTILADGGITKSGDIVKALTLAHAVICGGILAGCREAPGEVMEISGKLYKQYRGMGSWAAMKQGAAARYGHTTDPTRKVAPEGIEALKEVSGSVDRVLAQLIGGIQSGMGYLGATNLAQLREKARFIRVSPAGQREAAPHDVVELKTGS; encoded by the coding sequence ATGCCAGCGACCAAAGAACCCGAACTTCTCGACGCCCAGTTCTACAAGCCGGCGGACGCCTTCTTTCCAGCCTACAGCAACCTCGGACTGACCTATGACGACGTAACGCTGGCGACGCGCTTTTCGGAGATACTGCCCCGGGACACGCAACTGGACATTACGCTGGCGGAGGGATTGCGGCTGAGTATTCCGGTCATCTCGGCGGACATGGATACGGTGACCGAATCGCGCATGGCTATCGCCATGGCGCTCAACGGCGGGCTGGGGCTGATCCATTACAACATGCCTGAGCGGCAGCAGCTTTCCGAGGTCAGCCGCGTGAAGAACCACGTGCATGGTCTCATCCAGGAGCCGATCAAAGCGGCGCCAGAGCAGTTGATTGGAGAGGTCCTGGAACTGATCGCGAAGAAGCGATTCGCGTTCAGCACGTTTCCCGTGGTGGACAGCCATGGCCGGCTGGTTGGGCTGCTGCCCGGCCCGGTGGTGAAGCAGCGTTATGCCCAGCGGAAGGTCGCGGAGTTGCTGACGCCGCGCAGCCAGGTGCACACGCTGAGCAAAAAGGACCTCGGGCGGGATCCCATCGCCAAGGCCGACAAGTTCTTCACCGACCGCCCGGGCATCCACAAGCTGCTGGTGGTGGACGATCAGGACCGGCTGCAAGGGCTGTTCACGCTCAGCGACGTGGAACGCATTTCGCAAGAGCAGAACGCGCAGTTCAAACCGGCGCGCGACGCGCACTTCCGCCTGATCTGCGGCGCGGCGGTCTCGGCCACGCGGAATGCCTTTGGGGACCTGGACCGCGAGCGCATTCTGAAGCACGTCGGGGAGCTGGTCGAGCGGGGGCTGGATGCGGTGGCGGTTTCCACCGCGCACGGCCACAGCCGGGGCGTGGGGGATGCCGTGCGGATGCTGCGCGATGCCTTTCCGAAGCTGCCCATCATCGCGGGCAACGTCACCAGCGCCGCGGGGGCGGATTTTCTCGCCAGCGCCGGCGCGAGCGCGATTAAAGTCGGCCAGGGCCCTGGCTCGATCTGCACCACGCGAGTAGTGGCGGGTGTGGGCATTCCGCAATTGACGGCACTATATCTCTCTTCGCGGCCCGTGCAGAAGAGGCGGGTGACGATTCTGGCCGACGGCGGCATCACCAAATCGGGCGACATTGTGAAGGCGCTCACGCTGGCCCATGCGGTCATCTGCGGCGGGATTCTGGCGGGTTGCCGGGAAGCGCCGGGCGAGGTGATGGAGATCAGCGGCAAGCTCTACAAGCAGTACCGCGGGATGGGCAGTTGGGCGGCGATGAAGCAAGGGGCGGCGGCGCGCTATGGCCACACAACCGACCCCACGCGCAAGGTCGCTCCGGAAGGGATCGAAGCACTCAAGGAAGTGAGCGGATCGGTGGACCGGGTCCTCGCTCAGCTGATCGGTGGCATTCAATCCGGGATGGGGTACTTGGGCGCGACCAACCTTGCTCAACTGCGGGAGAAAGCCCGGTTCATCCGCGTCAGCCCCGCTGGCCAGCGCGAGGCGGCGCCGCATGACGTGGTGGAGTTGAAGACGGGAAGCTGA
- a CDS encoding right-handed parallel beta-helix repeat-containing protein: MTKVGIAPGRFRLCFGLLLVLVRVQAADLYVSTRGSDSDPGTQARPFRTITYAYSKAAAGTTIHVLPGVYHDYTVRWGIRLGSDGKASHPIVLKSTVRGAAVIDGRNASDRNRGFHIDGNHHVVDGFEIRNCPNGGISIWSDGNLVINNDIHHNGNPASSSTNGKDGLYSNEGTRDNHYVANSIHDNGRPGSNLDHGLYLCGQNERVINNVLFRNAATGLQIAGYKTVSNMKVYNNVMACNGTSGIVLWMALDGVEIKNNILYRNGNYGLNSYDAHGKGVVVDHNLCFENGGGDYNFTAGNSDYAYTLGRTISADPRFVNGVAAGFDPHLGTGSPALRAGLNLGAAFATDKDGAARPATGPWDLGAYVSGGGATPPASSGIQQ, translated from the coding sequence ATGACAAAGGTGGGCATCGCGCCTGGGCGCTTTCGGCTTTGCTTCGGCCTGTTACTGGTGCTCGTACGCGTGCAGGCAGCGGATCTGTATGTCTCGACACGAGGCAGTGATTCCGACCCCGGAACGCAGGCGCGGCCATTCCGAACGATTACTTACGCTTACTCCAAGGCTGCTGCCGGCACCACCATTCACGTGCTGCCCGGGGTATATCACGACTATACGGTCCGCTGGGGCATTCGCCTCGGTAGCGATGGCAAGGCCTCTCACCCCATCGTGCTCAAATCCACGGTTCGGGGAGCTGCGGTAATTGATGGGCGGAACGCTTCGGATCGCAACCGTGGGTTCCATATAGACGGGAATCACCATGTGGTGGACGGATTTGAGATCCGGAACTGCCCCAACGGCGGTATCTCGATCTGGTCCGACGGCAACCTTGTTATCAACAACGACATCCATCACAACGGCAACCCGGCCAGTTCCAGCACGAATGGCAAGGACGGCCTCTATTCCAACGAGGGCACGCGGGACAATCACTATGTGGCCAACTCGATTCACGACAACGGCCGGCCCGGGAGCAATCTGGATCACGGGCTGTATTTGTGCGGGCAGAATGAAAGGGTGATCAATAACGTCCTGTTCCGGAATGCCGCCACAGGGCTGCAGATTGCCGGCTACAAGACGGTCAGCAACATGAAGGTGTACAACAACGTGATGGCCTGTAACGGGACCAGCGGCATAGTGCTGTGGATGGCGCTGGACGGTGTGGAGATCAAGAACAACATCCTCTACCGGAACGGCAACTATGGGTTGAACTCCTACGACGCGCATGGCAAAGGGGTCGTGGTGGACCACAACCTCTGTTTCGAGAATGGGGGTGGGGACTACAATTTTACGGCTGGGAATTCGGACTACGCCTATACTTTGGGCAGGACGATTTCAGCCGACCCGCGTTTCGTCAATGGCGTTGCGGCGGGGTTCGACCCGCATCTGGGCACCGGATCACCCGCCCTGAGGGCTGGGCTGAATCTAGGCGCGGCGTTTGCCACGGACAAGGATGGTGCGGCGCGGCCAGCGACCGGGCCGTGGGATTTGGGCGCTTATGTCTCTGGCGGCGGCGCCACGCCACCGGCCAGTTCAGGCATTCAACAGTAA
- a CDS encoding dUTPase, whose protein sequence is MAQPDQLHELFRMQRALNERIGVRTEGMSTEEKTRWLLNYCRAMSQEIAELTDSVPWKWWAKYQKFDEQNARVEVVDLFHFLISLAQVLGMSAEDVFQAYVRKNAVNFQRQDSGYTVKDEHDSKHI, encoded by the coding sequence ATGGCACAACCTGACCAGCTTCACGAACTGTTCCGCATGCAGCGCGCGTTGAACGAGCGCATCGGCGTTCGCACGGAGGGTATGAGCACCGAGGAAAAGACCCGATGGCTGCTGAACTATTGCCGGGCGATGTCGCAGGAGATCGCGGAGCTGACCGACAGCGTGCCCTGGAAATGGTGGGCCAAGTATCAGAAGTTCGACGAGCAGAACGCCCGGGTCGAGGTGGTGGACCTGTTTCATTTTCTCATCAGTCTGGCGCAGGTGCTAGGCATGAGCGCGGAGGATGTGTTCCAGGCCTACGTCCGCAAGAACGCGGTAAACTTCCAGCGGCAGGACAGCGGCTACACCGTCAAGGACGAGCATGACTCGAAGCACATCTGA